The following are encoded together in the Pararhizobium qamdonense genome:
- a CDS encoding ATP-binding cassette domain-containing protein gives MPDKNIVLRYDNLVLAPGRKPLSGAIRAGEIAGVAGLEGHGQEQFLLALAGLGRWRDSSVTVEGGTAGPAKYKDHYEAARNGVVYLPRDRRATGIFPVLSVLDNFAIPSMPRFSFAGILDRKRLKQELASYTDFLSIRYPSVDAPISALSGGNQQKVLLARLLALKPRVMLLNDPTRGVDLNTRLKFYEAFRTLASESGIALVILSSEIEEILQLCHTVSIFRDFECSTVLDRSSMTMDRVMAAMFGQEGGHP, from the coding sequence ATGCCGGATAAGAACATTGTGCTGCGCTACGATAATCTCGTGCTCGCTCCCGGCAGGAAGCCGCTATCCGGCGCTATCCGCGCGGGAGAAATCGCCGGTGTCGCAGGCCTCGAAGGTCATGGTCAGGAACAGTTTCTGCTGGCCCTGGCGGGGCTCGGCCGCTGGCGCGATAGCTCGGTCACCGTCGAAGGCGGCACCGCGGGTCCAGCCAAGTACAAGGACCACTACGAGGCAGCGCGCAACGGCGTCGTCTATCTGCCGCGAGACCGGCGGGCCACTGGCATCTTTCCGGTGCTCTCCGTGCTCGACAATTTCGCGATCCCCTCCATGCCACGGTTTTCCTTTGCCGGCATTCTCGACCGCAAACGCCTGAAGCAGGAGCTTGCGTCCTATACCGACTTCCTGTCGATCCGTTACCCCTCGGTCGATGCTCCCATTTCGGCGCTGAGCGGCGGCAATCAGCAGAAAGTTCTTCTCGCCCGGCTGCTGGCCCTGAAACCGCGCGTCATGCTGTTGAACGACCCTACCCGAGGTGTGGATCTCAATACGCGCCTCAAGTTCTACGAAGCATTTCGCACGCTGGCCTCAGAAAGCGGTATCGCCCTCGTCATCCTCTCAAGCGAAATCGAGGAAATCCTGCAGCTCTGCCACACCGTTTCGATCTTCCGGGATTTCGAATGCAGCACCGTGCTTGATCGCTCATCGATGACGATGGACCGGGTTATGGCCGCCATGTTCGGGCAGGAAGGAGGCCACCCATGA
- a CDS encoding ATP-binding cassette domain-containing protein, whose product MTKTQDEKTAGPSCIHRVVMENGGAVPPFRKEPVGLKTVGLTKRYGETLALSDASVDFRPGIHTILGENGSGKSTMLKILSGVVTQTEGSVLLNDRAVSPRSPRDMHDLGLSTVFQEVLIAPQRTVLENIFLGYDGPLSWRIPKAKRAALADALLAQISRFPIPLYAAAGELPLASQQLVVLARAFLRLPSILLLDEATAALDYADRDLVFDAIEDYAGAGNIVIFISHRLEEVRRLSNRVTVLRSGKVIETLERDDITAQRLLKLMAPEAALHAG is encoded by the coding sequence ATGACAAAGACGCAGGATGAAAAGACGGCTGGCCCGTCGTGCATCCACCGCGTCGTGATGGAAAACGGCGGCGCAGTTCCTCCGTTCCGGAAAGAGCCGGTCGGACTGAAGACCGTTGGCCTGACCAAGCGGTACGGAGAAACACTTGCTTTAAGCGATGCCTCCGTCGATTTCCGCCCGGGAATTCACACCATCCTCGGTGAAAACGGCTCCGGCAAAAGCACCATGTTGAAAATCCTCTCCGGCGTGGTGACGCAGACCGAGGGTAGTGTGCTCCTGAACGATCGAGCGGTCTCACCCCGCAGCCCGCGCGACATGCACGATCTCGGTCTTTCCACCGTGTTCCAGGAGGTGCTGATTGCGCCGCAACGCACCGTGCTGGAAAACATATTTCTGGGCTACGACGGCCCTCTGAGCTGGCGTATTCCGAAGGCGAAGCGTGCGGCTCTCGCCGACGCTCTGCTGGCGCAGATTTCCCGCTTTCCCATTCCGCTTTACGCAGCCGCCGGTGAATTGCCGCTTGCGAGCCAGCAGCTTGTCGTTTTGGCGCGGGCGTTTTTGCGCCTGCCGTCGATCCTGCTGCTCGATGAGGCGACGGCGGCGCTGGACTATGCCGACCGCGACCTCGTTTTCGATGCCATCGAGGATTATGCCGGCGCCGGCAACATCGTCATCTTCATTTCCCATCGCCTCGAAGAGGTCCGTCGCCTGTCGAACCGCGTAACGGTCCTTCGCAGCGGAAAAGTTATCGAGACGCTCGAACGCGACGATATCACTGCCCAGCGCCTCCTCAAACTCATGGCTCCGGAGGCCGCACTACATGCCGGATAA
- a CDS encoding substrate-binding domain-containing protein gives MNRLESGLGLTLLAAALLSSAAFPAYADARSDELQALPENARALYTDAVDVGAAQFADFKAPAKPWRWCHSESYMGNPWRVTFNDELARLVNGAKEAGDVSEFIVSDSNGDTTQQISQIRSFIEKGCSVITTIAGSSTALNAVIDDAYKAGIPVITSAGAVTTPTAINVMHNQNLWGYQMGKGIAQALPNGGTILQVEGISGHPLVQQENAGLEKAVAESGNLTIARKVSGEWTGTTTKSVVLQALATTPQQIDAVWSTGSEARFIAEAFQQAGRPLPLIAASISGDALGYWHENQDAFNFYGGEVSPHVAAQNAFRVALRVVSGQKPIVNTIIAPMPTITQADLPTWYKDCMKPDSAAIFPIPPQDPFPEELLSAYFSNGEATPLYDFSKVPASCTK, from the coding sequence ATGAACAGACTCGAATCGGGCCTCGGCCTGACCCTGCTTGCGGCTGCCCTGCTTTCATCGGCAGCGTTTCCGGCCTATGCAGACGCCCGCTCAGACGAGCTCCAGGCGCTGCCGGAGAATGCGCGCGCCCTTTATACGGATGCTGTCGATGTGGGCGCTGCGCAATTTGCAGACTTCAAGGCGCCGGCCAAGCCATGGCGCTGGTGCCATTCGGAATCCTATATGGGTAATCCGTGGCGCGTGACCTTCAACGACGAACTCGCCCGTCTCGTCAACGGTGCCAAGGAAGCCGGCGACGTCTCGGAATTCATCGTTTCGGACTCGAATGGCGATACCACCCAGCAGATCTCGCAGATTCGCTCGTTTATCGAAAAGGGTTGCTCGGTCATCACCACCATCGCCGGCTCGTCGACGGCGCTCAATGCCGTCATCGATGACGCCTATAAGGCTGGCATCCCGGTCATTACGTCGGCTGGCGCGGTCACAACACCGACCGCCATCAACGTGATGCACAACCAGAACCTCTGGGGCTACCAGATGGGCAAGGGTATCGCGCAGGCATTGCCGAACGGCGGCACCATCCTGCAGGTCGAAGGCATCTCCGGCCATCCGCTGGTACAGCAGGAAAATGCGGGACTGGAGAAGGCTGTTGCCGAAAGCGGCAACCTGACGATCGCCCGCAAGGTCAGCGGCGAATGGACAGGCACCACGACGAAATCGGTTGTTCTTCAGGCGCTCGCCACGACACCACAGCAGATCGATGCCGTATGGTCCACCGGCTCGGAAGCCCGCTTCATTGCAGAGGCTTTTCAGCAGGCGGGCAGGCCTCTGCCGCTGATCGCAGCGTCCATCTCGGGTGATGCGCTGGGCTACTGGCACGAGAACCAGGATGCGTTCAACTTCTACGGCGGCGAGGTTTCGCCTCATGTCGCCGCACAGAACGCCTTCCGCGTTGCCCTTCGCGTCGTCAGCGGCCAGAAGCCGATCGTCAACACGATCATCGCGCCGATGCCGACGATCACGCAAGCCGATCTGCCGACGTGGTACAAGGACTGCATGAAGCCGGACTCTGCCGCGATCTTCCCGATCCCGCCACAAGACCCGTTCCCGGAAGAATTGCTCAGCGCTTATTTCTCGAACGGCGAAGCAACTCCGCTTTACGACTTCTCCAAGGTACCGGCATCCTGCACCAAGTAA
- a CDS encoding CaiB/BaiF CoA transferase family protein, whose product MGILSGIRVLDCSIAMAGPFAAQRLGDLGADVIKVEPTTGEWQRHVAAGGATGNRVNVSFLSLNRNKRSLAVDLKSEAGKQVLLDLVKSADVFLQNYRPGVAKRLGVDYESLSKINPRLIYVSMSGYGEDGPYVNRPGQDLVLQGLSGAMLSAGREGEAPTAAGQYLVDAITAYTAFEGALAALFHRERTGEGQLVQVNMLDAITTIQMQELSVFTVGKKPQQRSAEPHAHVYIRAPYGAFATSDGFIIVAFPKLKTLGEVIGEDSFLTMDDEIDTWKRRDEIFAKTRDRLKVKTSAEWLELLRAADIWCGPVYGYADLVEDEQVKHNGTFVEYEHPTEGKVKTPGFPIKFSKTPSTVERGAPITGQHTEEVLREAGYDEATISSLIATGAIAKGSL is encoded by the coding sequence ATGGGTATCTTGTCGGGTATCAGGGTGCTGGATTGCTCAATTGCCATGGCCGGCCCCTTTGCAGCCCAAAGGCTCGGGGATCTCGGCGCAGACGTGATCAAGGTCGAGCCGACAACCGGGGAATGGCAGCGCCATGTCGCTGCCGGCGGTGCCACAGGCAATCGGGTGAACGTCTCCTTCCTCTCGCTGAACCGCAACAAGCGCTCGCTTGCCGTCGATCTGAAGTCCGAGGCTGGCAAGCAAGTCCTGCTCGATCTGGTGAAATCGGCCGATGTCTTCCTTCAGAATTACCGCCCCGGCGTCGCAAAACGTCTCGGTGTCGATTACGAAAGTCTCTCAAAGATCAATCCGCGCCTGATCTATGTGTCCATGTCCGGCTATGGCGAGGATGGCCCGTATGTAAATCGCCCGGGACAGGATCTCGTGCTGCAGGGCCTCTCCGGCGCCATGCTATCGGCGGGACGTGAGGGCGAGGCGCCAACGGCTGCGGGCCAGTATCTGGTCGACGCGATCACGGCATACACCGCCTTCGAGGGTGCACTGGCGGCCCTGTTTCACCGCGAGCGCACCGGGGAGGGTCAGCTCGTGCAGGTCAACATGCTGGACGCGATCACCACGATCCAGATGCAGGAACTTTCGGTCTTTACCGTCGGCAAGAAGCCGCAGCAGCGCTCCGCCGAGCCGCATGCCCATGTCTATATCCGCGCGCCCTACGGGGCTTTCGCAACCAGCGACGGCTTCATCATTGTCGCCTTCCCGAAGCTGAAGACGCTCGGCGAGGTCATCGGCGAAGACAGCTTCCTGACGATGGACGACGAGATCGATACCTGGAAACGGCGCGATGAAATCTTCGCCAAGACCCGCGACAGGCTGAAGGTCAAGACATCGGCGGAATGGCTGGAGTTGCTGCGGGCGGCCGATATCTGGTGCGGCCCGGTCTATGGCTATGCTGACCTCGTCGAAGACGAGCAGGTGAAGCACAACGGCACCTTCGTCGAATACGAGCACCCGACGGAAGGCAAGGTGAAGACCCCCGGTTTCCCGATCAAGTTCTCAAAGACGCCCTCCACGGTCGAGCGCGGTGCGCCTATCACCGGCCAGCATACGGAAGAAGTGTTGCGGGAAGCGGGTTACGACGAAGCGACGATTTCATCGCTGATCGCCACTGGGGCCATCGCCAAGGGAAGTCTCTGA
- a CDS encoding ABC transporter substrate-binding protein: MTTIKALTWDHPRGYNALAAAARREDVLAAGLDIQWDKQPLEGFESHPIADLCARYDLVVLDHPHIGEAVGGDCLRSLESVFGADVLQALSADSIGPSLSSYRYAGKHWALPLDAATQVMALRADHLEDGAPETWDAVLDVSRKSGKVALSLAGPHAALSFLSIAAAFGERPAEADPDVLVSADNGRAVYALMAELASHSPRSVLAKNPIGILVHMAQEADVVLCPLVYGYVNYAAPAEGHAITFANAPRRIGGGRPGSTLGGTGIGISKRCEPTPELKAHLLWLMGREAQIGFIPAHEGQPSRREAWHDAGVNARWGSFYANTADTLEQAYVRPRHDGYIVFQGKASALLREAFETRADASSVLSRLQDLYQAHRRAGEER, translated from the coding sequence ATGACGACGATCAAGGCGCTGACCTGGGACCATCCGCGCGGTTACAACGCGCTTGCCGCCGCCGCAAGGCGCGAGGATGTACTCGCCGCCGGTCTCGATATCCAGTGGGACAAGCAGCCGCTCGAAGGTTTCGAATCCCATCCGATCGCGGATCTGTGTGCCCGCTACGACCTCGTCGTGCTGGATCATCCGCATATCGGCGAAGCCGTCGGCGGCGATTGCCTGCGCTCGCTCGAAAGCGTGTTCGGCGCGGATGTCTTGCAGGCGCTCAGTGCCGACAGCATTGGGCCTTCGCTATCGAGCTATCGTTACGCCGGAAAACATTGGGCGCTTCCGCTCGATGCCGCGACCCAGGTCATGGCGCTGCGCGCCGATCATCTCGAGGATGGCGCACCGGAAACCTGGGATGCCGTGCTCGATGTCTCGCGCAAAAGCGGCAAAGTTGCGCTGTCGCTCGCCGGGCCGCATGCGGCGCTGAGCTTCCTGTCGATCGCGGCTGCGTTCGGCGAACGACCGGCCGAGGCCGATCCGGACGTGCTGGTTTCCGCAGACAACGGCCGAGCTGTCTATGCGCTCATGGCCGAGCTTGCATCCCATAGCCCGCGTTCGGTCCTCGCCAAAAACCCGATCGGTATTCTCGTGCATATGGCGCAGGAAGCCGATGTCGTTCTCTGCCCGCTCGTCTACGGCTACGTGAACTATGCGGCACCGGCGGAAGGGCATGCCATCACGTTCGCAAATGCGCCACGCCGCATCGGAGGCGGTCGTCCGGGCTCGACGCTTGGCGGAACCGGGATCGGCATCTCCAAACGTTGCGAACCGACGCCGGAACTGAAGGCGCATCTGCTCTGGCTGATGGGCCGCGAGGCGCAGATCGGGTTCATTCCCGCCCATGAGGGGCAGCCATCCCGCCGCGAAGCCTGGCACGATGCTGGCGTGAACGCCCGCTGGGGCAGCTTTTACGCAAACACCGCCGACACTCTGGAGCAGGCGTATGTGCGCCCGCGCCACGATGGCTACATCGTCTTTCAGGGCAAAGCGTCTGCGCTTTTGCGTGAGGCATTCGAAACCCGCGCCGATGCGTCCAGCGTGCTGAGCCGCCTGCAGGACCTCTATCAGGCCCACCGTCGGGCCGGCGAAGAGCGATAG
- a CDS encoding enoyl-CoA hydratase/isomerase family protein, protein MTEEITFEVDGAIATITLNRPGKLNAVTPEMADAIVKAVKECNDSDTIRCVILTGAGERAFCAGSDIRELDTYETPWQFRNRPDYCDAIHALLKPTIAAVNGYAFGGGLETAMACDIRIASENAQFAAPEIKLGWIGGGGMAAGLAHSIGMSNAAMMIMTGDPISAEKALHWGLVSEVVGIEKLLPRARAIAETIAARAPIAAETAKLNLKAAVSMPHDKAVEYERDLQTICFATADAREGRQAFKEKRPPVFLRR, encoded by the coding sequence ATGACGGAAGAGATCACCTTCGAGGTGGATGGCGCGATCGCGACGATCACCTTGAACCGCCCCGGCAAGCTCAATGCCGTGACGCCGGAAATGGCCGATGCCATCGTGAAGGCGGTCAAGGAGTGCAACGACAGCGATACGATCCGCTGCGTCATTCTGACGGGAGCAGGGGAGCGCGCGTTTTGTGCAGGCTCCGACATTCGTGAACTCGATACCTATGAGACGCCATGGCAGTTTCGCAATCGTCCGGACTATTGCGATGCGATCCATGCTTTGCTGAAGCCGACGATCGCCGCCGTGAACGGCTATGCTTTTGGTGGCGGACTTGAAACGGCCATGGCCTGCGATATCCGCATCGCCTCTGAAAACGCGCAGTTCGCGGCCCCGGAGATCAAGCTCGGCTGGATCGGCGGCGGTGGCATGGCAGCGGGGCTTGCCCATTCCATCGGCATGTCGAATGCCGCGATGATGATCATGACCGGGGATCCAATCTCTGCGGAAAAGGCGCTTCACTGGGGTCTCGTCAGCGAGGTCGTCGGTATTGAGAAGCTTCTGCCCCGCGCGCGCGCCATCGCCGAAACGATTGCTGCCCGAGCGCCGATTGCAGCCGAAACCGCCAAGCTCAACCTAAAAGCCGCCGTCTCGATGCCGCACGACAAGGCCGTCGAATACGAACGGGATCTCCAGACGATCTGCTTTGCGACGGCGGATGCGAGGGAGGGTCGCCAGGCCTTCAAGGAAAAGCGTCCACCAGTCTTCCTTCGACGTTAG
- a CDS encoding fumarylacetoacetate hydrolase family protein: MSGISSFETGTFVGRAWSVEAKGPVVVTIRGGRVYDITSQENATIRDLLERENPAFFVRGVKGAEIGSLEEMLAIREADLSQSHLLAPIDLQAIKACGVTFARSMIERVIEERAAGSPERAAEIRGKVSQIIGASLRDLKAGSEAAQKVKAALIEEGLWSQYLEVGIGPDAEVFTKSQVMSSVGVGAAVGLHPISKWNNPEPEIVLAVDSQGQVKGATLGNDVNLRDVEGRSALLLGKAKDNNASCSIGPFIRLFDETYSIDDVRNAELDLVVEGEDGFVLRGKSSMKEISRDPLDLVAQTRGRHHQYPDGFVLFLGTLFAPVEDRNAPGQGFTHKVGDVVTISNGQLGVLVNRVRLSTDCPPWVFGASHLMRNLATRKLI, from the coding sequence ATGAGCGGAATTTCGAGTTTTGAGACGGGGACCTTCGTTGGAAGGGCATGGTCGGTGGAGGCAAAAGGCCCGGTCGTGGTCACGATCCGCGGTGGCCGTGTCTATGACATTACCTCCCAGGAAAACGCGACGATTCGTGACCTGCTCGAGCGCGAAAATCCCGCGTTCTTCGTCCGCGGCGTTAAAGGTGCGGAGATTGGTTCGCTCGAAGAGATGCTGGCCATCCGCGAAGCAGACCTTTCCCAATCGCATCTTCTTGCTCCCATCGATCTTCAGGCTATCAAAGCTTGTGGCGTCACCTTCGCCCGGTCGATGATCGAGCGCGTGATCGAAGAACGCGCCGCAGGAAGTCCGGAGCGGGCTGCGGAAATCCGGGGAAAGGTCTCCCAGATCATTGGTGCGAGCCTTCGTGACCTGAAAGCGGGTTCCGAGGCCGCCCAGAAGGTCAAGGCAGCGCTGATCGAGGAGGGATTGTGGTCGCAGTACCTTGAAGTCGGTATCGGCCCTGATGCTGAGGTCTTCACGAAGTCCCAGGTGATGTCCTCGGTCGGCGTCGGGGCTGCAGTGGGACTTCACCCCATTTCGAAATGGAACAATCCCGAGCCAGAGATCGTGCTTGCGGTTGACAGCCAAGGCCAGGTGAAGGGCGCGACGCTCGGCAACGATGTCAATCTTCGCGACGTGGAGGGACGATCCGCGCTTCTACTGGGCAAAGCCAAGGACAACAATGCATCCTGCTCGATCGGCCCCTTCATCCGTCTGTTCGACGAGACGTATTCGATCGATGACGTTCGTAACGCAGAACTCGACCTCGTCGTCGAGGGCGAGGATGGATTCGTGTTGCGCGGCAAGAGCTCGATGAAGGAAATCAGCCGCGATCCTCTCGATCTGGTGGCGCAGACGCGTGGCCGGCATCATCAATATCCGGACGGCTTCGTGCTTTTCCTGGGCACGCTTTTCGCCCCGGTTGAAGACCGCAATGCTCCTGGGCAGGGGTTCACGCATAAGGTGGGTGATGTGGTAACGATCTCGAACGGCCAGTTAGGAGTTCTCGTCAATCGGGTGAGACTTTCCACCGACTGCCCGCCTTGGGTCTTCGGAGCATCACATCTGATGCGAAACTTGGCGACTCGTAAGTTGATTTAA
- the vapB gene encoding type II toxin-antitoxin system VapB family antitoxin, which translates to MEQGAVFQNNRSQAIRLPKAVALPDDVKRVDIVAVGRTRIIAPAGEVWDSWFEGAAATSDFMSERDQAASQEREAF; encoded by the coding sequence GTGGAGCAGGGTGCAGTATTCCAGAATAATCGAAGCCAAGCTATCCGTCTTCCAAAGGCAGTCGCTTTGCCCGATGATGTAAAGCGCGTCGATATTGTCGCCGTCGGACGCACTCGCATTATCGCGCCTGCTGGCGAGGTCTGGGACAGCTGGTTTGAAGGAGCAGCGGCCACGTCCGACTTCATGAGTGAGCGTGATCAGGCCGCCTCGCAGGAGCGCGAGGCGTTTTGA
- the vapC gene encoding type II toxin-antitoxin system tRNA(fMet)-specific endonuclease VapC produces the protein MLKYMLDTNICIFTIKNRPQQVREAFNRFHDQLCISSVSLMELIYGAEKSASPEKNLPVVEGFAARLEVLAYDEPAASHTGQLRAELARSGTPIGPYDQLIAGHARSRGLIVVTNNRREFDRVPGLRVEDWTG, from the coding sequence ATGCTGAAGTACATGTTAGACACCAACATTTGCATTTTCACGATCAAAAATCGACCGCAGCAGGTGCGCGAGGCGTTCAATCGTTTCCATGATCAATTGTGCATCAGTTCGGTTAGCTTGATGGAACTGATTTACGGAGCGGAAAAGTCAGCCAGTCCTGAAAAGAACCTTCCGGTTGTGGAGGGCTTCGCGGCGCGCCTTGAAGTTCTAGCGTACGACGAACCGGCAGCAAGCCATACGGGACAACTGCGGGCCGAACTAGCGCGCAGCGGTACTCCAATCGGTCCATATGATCAATTGATTGCAGGACACGCTCGCTCGCGAGGCTTGATTGTGGTTACGAATAATCGCAGGGAATTTGATCGCGTTCCCGGGTTACGGGTGGAAGACTGGACGGGCTAA
- a CDS encoding BA14K family protein encodes MSYPIAPVLGIALSLTAIAGSVMAIPNYLPEREIEKLGNIDITSLWTSRPMSVDPSKQDFERLPALVVELPKSAVMSFSADNIVAKEIQPSMRDVRLGSTDEGEMAGVGLTSNYQADTEVAAWCAERYRSYRASDNTYQPYIGVRRECEPPFAASVHNPATNAEVDHAADISDLRYTGDTHSQWCFARYRSYDPDNNTYRAFSGEIRACVSPYI; translated from the coding sequence ATGAGCTATCCAATCGCGCCCGTGTTGGGCATCGCACTCTCGCTGACCGCAATTGCCGGGAGTGTCATGGCCATCCCTAATTACCTTCCGGAGCGTGAAATCGAAAAGCTGGGGAATATTGACATAACATCACTTTGGACATCCCGTCCCATGTCAGTCGATCCCAGCAAGCAGGATTTTGAGCGCCTTCCCGCTCTCGTCGTTGAACTGCCGAAGTCGGCGGTGATGAGTTTCAGCGCGGACAACATCGTCGCAAAGGAGATCCAACCTTCGATGCGCGATGTACGACTCGGCTCAACCGACGAGGGCGAAATGGCAGGCGTTGGGCTGACCTCAAATTACCAAGCCGACACGGAAGTGGCGGCATGGTGCGCAGAGCGTTACAGGTCGTATCGCGCCTCAGACAACACATATCAGCCCTACATAGGTGTACGCCGTGAATGTGAGCCTCCTTTTGCAGCTTCGGTTCATAACCCTGCGACAAACGCTGAGGTCGACCACGCCGCTGACATCAGTGACCTCAGATACACCGGAGACACCCATTCTCAATGGTGCTTCGCGCGCTATCGCTCCTATGACCCGGACAACAATACTTACCGGGCGTTCAGCGGGGAAATTCGCGCTTGCGTTTCTCCTTACATTTGA
- a CDS encoding DUF1206 domain-containing protein has protein sequence MQTQSPFLWLSRSGYAARGLVYVLVAGLALSSSIGGGEPNSKSALNVLLGQPFGRVWLGVITVGLLGFIAWRFAQSLANSDGHPATLKGYGIRVALLISAVTYSSLAIYAASLALAFDKRGGSESEATLAAWLFEQPFGRYLVTGVGLAIVGAGATQIVKGVGHGYRKYLDIPDTARTAVDWICLYGLAARGVVFIITGVFFIYAAFTVDPGQAGGISEALSWVRQLPFGAGLYAIAAVGLLTFGIYGFVEAAYRRIRPHAVSAMAISY, from the coding sequence ATGCAAACCCAGTCACCGTTCCTATGGCTTTCCCGATCCGGCTATGCCGCACGCGGCCTCGTCTACGTGCTCGTTGCCGGGCTCGCGCTGTCTTCATCAATCGGTGGCGGTGAGCCAAACTCGAAATCCGCTCTCAATGTATTGCTTGGACAGCCATTTGGACGTGTCTGGCTCGGGGTGATCACAGTAGGGCTGCTGGGCTTCATCGCGTGGCGTTTCGCACAGTCATTAGCCAACTCTGATGGTCACCCCGCGACCCTCAAAGGGTATGGCATACGAGTAGCCCTACTGATCAGCGCAGTGACCTACAGCAGCTTAGCAATTTATGCAGCGAGTTTGGCCCTTGCTTTCGACAAACGAGGAGGTTCTGAAAGCGAGGCGACCCTCGCTGCCTGGCTGTTTGAACAACCCTTTGGTCGATATTTGGTGACGGGCGTGGGCTTGGCTATTGTCGGCGCAGGAGCGACACAGATCGTTAAAGGGGTAGGCCACGGATACCGGAAATACCTAGACATCCCCGATACCGCCAGAACTGCCGTAGATTGGATTTGCCTCTACGGCCTTGCGGCCCGCGGCGTCGTATTTATCATCACCGGGGTGTTCTTCATCTATGCGGCCTTCACAGTAGATCCAGGCCAGGCAGGCGGCATTTCGGAGGCCTTGTCATGGGTCCGCCAACTTCCCTTCGGTGCTGGCCTTTACGCCATCGCTGCAGTTGGTCTCCTTACGTTCGGCATCTACGGCTTCGTAGAGGCAGCCTACAGACGTATCCGGCCACACGCCGTATCGGCGATGGCGATATCTTATTAG